From the genome of Corallococcus macrosporus DSM 14697:
CGAGCGCGCCCACCGCGATGAGGAGTAGCAGCGTCATTCCTTTTCGAGGATAGGAGCGGATTGACGCTTCGGACAGCGGCATTCCCGGAGAGGGGCCAGGCTCGCCAGGACGCCTGCTCTGCGGGTGTCAGGCCGCCCGCGCGCCCAGCGTTCCTTCGGGGAAGGACTCCAGGAAGCGGGCGCGCGTCCGGGGCGTGAAGGTGCCCCTCGCCATGTAGCCGTGCAACCGGCGCAGCACGCCGCGCGCCGTCTCCAGCGCGCCCTCCACCTCCGCCGCGAAGTCGAAGGTGTCGTTGCGGTACAGCTCCTGGAACGACAGCCGCGCGTAGGCGGGCAGCGCGCGCGCGCGGCCCACGGGGCTTGAAAGGAAGAGGCCGGAGACGTACAGGCCGCGCACCCAGCCATCCACCTCCGGTTTGCCAGGCGCCTGGCCCACCCGCTCCTGGGAGGACAAACGGACCAGCTCGTAGAGCCCGCCGCCAATGCCCCGCCAAGGGAAGCCCGGGCTCTTCACCACCTGACACTTCTCCCGCAGCCGCGGCGTGCCGAGCAGCTCCATGCCGTGCAGCTCGCGCAGGTAGAAGAGCGTCTGCGCCCATTCGATGTCGCGGTGCGCCTCCAACGCGCGCTCGCCGCGGCGGCGGTGGCGCACCACCAGCCTGTCCACCACCGGATACAGCCGCCGGTCCAGGCACAGGTGCGTGAAGTAGCCCGCGAGCACCGCGAGGCCCGGCTCGGTGCCCACCAGCGCCCCGGAGGCCACCAGCTCCGCCATCTTCAGGCCGAAGCCCACGGGGGCGCGCTCGTGGTAGAGCCGGGCGAAGTGCGGCATCTCCCGCTCCGGCAGGAAGGCGGCGAGCCCCCCGCGGAGGCCTTCGCACAGCGGCAGGTCCGGCAGCGCCGCGCCGAAGCGCGCATAGGGCAGGTCTTCCGACAACGCACGCACCCAATCCGCCGGCAGCTCACCCGGGTTGGCGGCCATCCGTTCAATGGCGGTCAGATGCATCAGCAGCGTGGGCATTCCCCTCAACTGCTACCCAGTGCAACGAAGCAATGCAATGCTCGAATGAAATCCAACGCTTTGCGTGTAACAGGGCGGGCGTTACAGTCCGCGCCCTTTCCGCAGCCCCTGCCCCTTCCAACGTCCAGGAGTTTCACGGCCCATGAACTTCAGCTTCGTCTCCGGCGATGCCACGCGCACGAGCGGCGACCTGCTCGTCATCCCCCTCTTCGAGGGTGAGCTGGGGGACAGCGCCCCGTCCTCCCTCTCCGCGGCGGATGGCGCCCTGGAAGGCCGCCTGCGCGGCGCCGCCACCCAGGAGGGCTTCAAGGGACGCGCGGACCAGAGCCTGGTGATGCACACGCTGGGGCGCACCGCGTCCGAGCGCGTCCTGCTGCTGGGCCTGGGCAGCCGCGCCCGCTTCCACCCGGAGGTGCTGCGCCTGGCCGCGGGCCGCGCGGCGAAGACGGCGCAGCGGCTGAAGGCGACCTCGGTGGCGTTCGCCCTGCCGGCCACGGAGTCCGCGGCGGACGCGGTGCGCGCCGTGGTGGAGGGCGTGGCGCTGGGCGTCTACCGCTTCGACAAGTACAAGTCCTCCGCGCGCGAGGAGAAGAAGAGCGCCGCGAAGCCAGGCAAGGTGTCCCTGGTGCTGCCCGAGGGCACGGAGCGCTCGCGCGAGCTGGAGGCCGCGCTGACGCTGGCGCAGCGCGTCGCGGAGGCCACCAACTGGGCCCGGGACCTGGTCAACGAGCCGCCCAACGCGGTGACGCCCACGGTGCTGGCCGACGCCGCCCGTCAGGCCGCGAAGGAAGGCGGGCTGAAGGTCACCATCGGCAACCGCCGCGACATCGAGAAGCTCGACATGGGCATGTTCCTGGGCGTCGCCCGGGGCAGCACCGAGGAGCCCCGCCTCATCCACCTGGAGTACACGCCGAAGAATGCGAAGGACGCCCGGCGCGCGCCGCTGGCGCTGGTGGGCAAGGCCATCACCTTCGACTCCGGCGGCCTGTCGCTCAAGCCCACCGACGGCATGGTGGACATGAAGACGGACATGGCGGGCTCGGCCGCGGTGCTGGGCGCCATGAAGGTCATCGCGGCCCTCAAGCCGCCCTTCCCCGTGCACGCCTTCATCGGCGCGTGTGAGAACATGCCCGCCGGCAACGCCTACAAGCCGGGTGACATCCTCACCTCGCGCCTGGGCAAGACGGTGGAGATCACCAACACGGACGCGGAAGGCCGCCTGGTGCTGGGCGACATCCTGACGTGGGCCACCGAGCACAAGCCCGCCGCCATCATCGACCTGGCCACGCTCACCGGCGCCTGCGTCGTCGCGCTGGGCAACTACATCGTCGGCGCCTTCGGCGAGCACGACGAGACGGTGGCGCAGGTGCTCCAGGCCGCGCGCGCCGCGGGCGAGGAGATGTGGCGCATGCCCGTCAGCGACCTGCAGAAGGACGCGCTGCGCTCCGAGGTCGCCGACATGAAGAACTCCGGCGAGCGCTGGGGTGGCTCCATCAACGCCGCCCTCTTCCTCCGCGAGTTCGTGGGCGAGACGCCGTGGGTCCACCTGGACATCGCGGGCCCGTCCAACAGCCCCAAGGAGCGCGGCTACCTGAGCAAGGGCGGCACCGGCGTGGGCGTGCGCACCCTGGTGGAGTGGGTGCGGCTGCGCTCGCAGGCCCCGGAGACGGCGCCCGCCGCTGAAGAGGCGCCCGCGGCCAAGGCGCCCAAGGCGAAGCCGGCCCGCAAGCGCGCGAAGTAGGGACGGTGGACCGACGAGGGCGT
Proteins encoded in this window:
- a CDS encoding leucyl aminopeptidase, producing MNFSFVSGDATRTSGDLLVIPLFEGELGDSAPSSLSAADGALEGRLRGAATQEGFKGRADQSLVMHTLGRTASERVLLLGLGSRARFHPEVLRLAAGRAAKTAQRLKATSVAFALPATESAADAVRAVVEGVALGVYRFDKYKSSAREEKKSAAKPGKVSLVLPEGTERSRELEAALTLAQRVAEATNWARDLVNEPPNAVTPTVLADAARQAAKEGGLKVTIGNRRDIEKLDMGMFLGVARGSTEEPRLIHLEYTPKNAKDARRAPLALVGKAITFDSGGLSLKPTDGMVDMKTDMAGSAAVLGAMKVIAALKPPFPVHAFIGACENMPAGNAYKPGDILTSRLGKTVEITNTDAEGRLVLGDILTWATEHKPAAIIDLATLTGACVVALGNYIVGAFGEHDETVAQVLQAARAAGEEMWRMPVSDLQKDALRSEVADMKNSGERWGGSINAALFLREFVGETPWVHLDIAGPSNSPKERGYLSKGGTGVGVRTLVEWVRLRSQAPETAPAAEEAPAAKAPKAKPARKRAK